CTGAGTCCAAAGGAAACCAGTTGGATCCGCAAAGGAGTTTTTGTATCTGAAAAAGCATAATAAGAAGAAACCAAAACTTTATTGATGCTATAAAACGGAATAGCGAATGAATAAAATACCAAAGGATAGAGAGCAGTGATCGTTGCTAAATGGTCCCAACGCCCCCCATAATAAATAGAATCCAAAACCGTTTCACCAAGGACCGCCAAACCAATGCTTGCTGGTAGAGTTAAAAAGAAAGCAAAAGACAAAACATCGGCAATTTCTTTTGGAACATTTTCTTCACGTCCCTCGCGGAGGTCTTTCAAAAGCGAAGGGAGGATAGTCGTTGCCAAGGCCACTCCAATGATTCCTGTGGGAAGTTGGACAAGCCTTTGAGAATAATCCAAACTCACGACTGCCCCAAGGCCTGGGTTTTGGTTTTGGATGTAGTTGGCAAGGAAGATGTCCACAAGGAGTCCGATTTGATAGAAACTTCCCCCAAGGGCCGCCGGTAACATGAGTTTAAAGATTTTGCGAATTGCCGGATGTTGAAAGTCCAGACGAAAGATGGGACCATATCCAGTTTTATAAACATACCAGCCTTGTACGAGAAGTTGTAAGACACCTCCCGTCACAATTCCATAAGTCAGAACAAACACTTTATCTCGAATCTCATGGTAAAAAGGAAAAACAAAAATAAATACAATCAGATAACTGAAGTTAAGGATGATTGGGGAAAGAGAAGGAACAAAATAGTTATGATGGGAGTTGGAAATCGACATAAATATCGATGACAAACTTGCCGTCATAATCAAAAAAAACAAAACTAACGAAAGTTCTACGACAAGAGCCCCATATTCGGGAGATCCTCCCACAAGAGCCGGTAAAAAACCTGCAGCAAAAAACCAAAAAAGAGCCACAAAGATAGACAAACAAAGAAATAAAAAACTAAGCACAGTTCCCGACATCACCCGCGCTTCCTCTACACCCATCTTTTCATATTCAGAAAAAATCGGCATAAAAGATTGGCTTAAGGTCCCTTCCGCAAGTAGGTTACGAAACATATTGGGAAGTCGGTAAGCAACACTAAAGGCAGAGGCGACCATACCTGTTCCAAAACTAACAGCCATAAAGTGGTCTCGAATAAGACCTAAAATGCGAGATAAAAAGGTATAAAAAGAAAGGGCAAGCGAACGCCTGGTGCTTGACTCACTTCCCTTGGCTTGTTTTGTCATAAGACCAGAATTTAGAGGGGATTCAATTTTTCAAGAAAACGTACAGAACCATTTGGGCTCATTTCAAACTGAGTGGAACAACCTGGGCATTCATGTTTGCCAAATTTATGAAGTCTAAGCCTTGTGCCACAAACTTCGCATTGGATGATCCGTTCGACAGTTTCCAATTGTTTGGTTTTCGATTGGATATAACTCGGAATCGTGACTCGTTTCTCTTCTTTTTCTGGAGAAGTTTTATAAACAGAAAATCTTCTTTCTAATTCATGATTCAAAGTCTCTTTGATTTCCAATCGCAGGCTATTGAGTTTTTCTTCCAAAACCGTTTCCATCGGAGAAGAACTGGTTTTAGCCGTGATAGCCTGTTCTGTTTCTTCCCCATCGGAAATAGATTCTAGTTGGGAGACCGGTTCTTTCGAACCAAGGGAAGAATCCCTATCCTTGGATTTGCCTGTAAAATAAAAACGGATTCGGCTTTCGCTCGTGGCAGTTGGGGATGGGGCGGACTCCGTAGGTGAAGGTTTTGTTTCTTTGGAACCGGTGCGTTTTGGATCCATTTGCAAAAGAAAGGATTCCGCTTGGCTATGGCCACGAAAGATCGGAAGGCGATCAAAAAGTCCGACCAGACTCAAAACATCTTCGACTTCTTGTTTCACTCCATAAATGGCATAAACGGCACCCATCTTTGTGATTTGTTTATGGATTTTTACAAGGATACTGATCCCATTCGATGTGATAAAATCTAAAGCACCAAATTGAAATAAAAACTTTCGATACCCTTTGCCTACTTGGGATTCAAAGTAACGATAGAAATCCTCGGCACTGGCTCCGTCCAAACCACCTTTCAGCTGAATTGAAAAAACTTTATCTTTGGGTTCCATATTCTATCCTAAAAAGATCGCATCGCGGATCGGTGTTTGGTGGGAATCTGAAGAAATAGTAGAAACCAGTGGACCTTCCGATAGGATTTCTACTTCACTAGCTGCCCCATTACTCGCAGGGGTTTCCCTGTTTGGTCCTTCTGTTAAGTCGACAACCGGTTCCATAGGACTTTCTTTTGTTTCAAAAGTTTCTACGGTTTTTTTCTCAAAAAGAGGTAAACCTGTAGATTCTTTTGGAGTTACATTAGAATCTTTGGCAACTAACATGGTATAGGCCACAAAAGCCCCTGTCAAAATCAAACTCACAACAAATGCAAAAAGAATGTAATTAATTACCATCCACTCCACAAGTTTCCATTGATTTTCAAAGAGTAATCCTAAGTTCCCTCGTTCATAAACCAAAATGACAAGACCTGATACATCCAGGGTTCCTGGTTTGTAAAGAGGAGAAGTAAGTCTTACCGTATTCGACTTTGCCAGTGGCAAATAAGAAATGACCCATTCAAAACCAGAACGAACCTTGGGATCTCGTTTGGAATTAAGGATAGGATTTTCTCCATTTTCTGCCTCCGACCATTCCCATTTTTTCATCCGAATTCCTTTTTTAAAGAAAGTAGAATGGAGGAGTGTCTCGTCCGGTTTTCTATTTTTTAGTTCTTCGGGTGTGTAAATGGTATCTGTAGAAACAAGGAGAGTCGCATCCGCAGAATACAAGCTGATCTTTTTGATACGAAACTCTTCGGGATCATTTTTGGATTGTTCCACGTATCGATGGAACATTTTTTCCAACTCCACATAACCTTCGTTCTGTAGTCTTTGTTCCGAACTTTTAGCAAGTGCTAGTGTCAAATCCCGAGCCCTATGGTCAGAAACAAACTGCTCTTGGGTGAGTGCATTTTGTAAAGATTCATAAAAAGTCCAAACCACGGCGCTTAGGGCCAAGGTCTCACAGAGGAAAAAGAAAAGAATAAAGGATAGAAAAAAACGTGAATATTTCATAGATCCCCCTTATACCTTTCGGCCAAACCAATGGATTTACAGAGGAAAATACAAAGGAAATTAAGGAAGTAAGTCTAGAAATGTATTAGCAAAACTCAAAACAAACTGAGTCCGTTTCTTCGGGAAATCCTCATCCTTTCCTAACCGAAGAAGCGAAGTCATATCTTCGGATCTGGCACCACAAGGATTGATGAGGGAAAAGGTCTTCAGGTCATTCACTGCATTCAAAGCAAATCCAAAACTGGTAAAGTAAGACTTCGCATAGATTCCTTCGGAGATGAGTTTTAATTTGGGCTCCTCTACCAAATAAAGGCCTGGGGCTTTTGGATTTTCTTCCACAGTAAGCCCCCAAGTTTCTTTGACAGCCGCCACCAAACTTTGGTTTAAACTCCGTAAAAAATCACCGAGACTTAAGTTTCGTTTTTTCAAATCAATCTGCAGGTATCCCACAATTTGGCCTGGTTCATGTGCAGTAAAATCCCCTCCTCTTTGCAGAGTGATCAGTTCCACACCCAAGGAAGACAAAAGACTTGGGGAAACCAAAAGATTTTCCGCTTTCGCACCTATGCCCCCTGTTAAACATGGACTGTGTTCTAAAAAGAGCATGGATTCCCTTCGATTTTTCCTGGAATTTTCCTGGAATTTCACGTATCTTAAGTACGGAACAATCGAAGGAAACAGGTAAGAAGGAAGTCCTTTTCGATGGAGAAACTTTGTCATGCGATCCTTTGGATCCTCGAAAAATCACCCAATGGTAGAGCCCGCCTCGATTTGGCGAAACTCCTTTACTATTCGGATGGTGTTCATTTCCAAAAACATGCGGAGATGATCACAAGAGGAGACTATATCCACTTAGAAGACTCCCCTTACCCCGTCAAACTGAACGAAGCCCTTTTATTTCTAAAAGAAAGAGGCCATATTGACGCCATTCCCAAAATAGCGGGAAATGGAATCCAAGGGTTTACTTTACGGTTCCTAAAACCTATGGATGGGCTCGTCCTTTCCCGGGAAGACAAACGGGTGATGATGAAGGTTGTGGAAGCTTTCCGTGGCCGTGTGGTCGATGAAAATCGTCACTACCCCAACCTCTACGAAAATTATGTAGTCACCCCCCTCTTCGATTCCATTCCTTTTTCTGTAGATCGGATCAATACGAAAATCCATGTTCTCGTCCAAAAAAGCCTTTTGAATCTATCAGGCAAAATGTTTAGAGTTTTATTTGAGAGGTCAGAATGATCATCACTGTTTGCAAAGGCAAAATCCATAGAGCCGTCGTCACCGAGGCGGAACTCCACTACGAAGGTAGTCTCACCGTTGACCAAGACCTGATGGATCTGGCCGGAATGAAACCTTATGAACAAGTGAGCGTCGTGAACGTCAATAACGGGGCTCGGTTCGAAACCTACCTGATTGTGGGAGAACGGGGTTCGGGAACCATTTGTCTCAACGGAGCTGCCGCAAGGCTCGGGATGAAGGGTGACAAAGTCATCATCATCACTTACGGCCAGGTGGCAGAAAAAGAGCTTCCCACCGATTACCAACCCAAGGTAGTCTTTGTGGACGAGAACAATCGCCCGAAAAAAGCCTAATTTCCCTAATTTTTCTAGGACTTTTCTTCGATACTATCTGTATAAACCAAATTGGTAGTCGGAACATGAACAAAACAATATTCGCCATCTCATTCACCCTACTCACTTGTGCTCTATTCGCACAAGAATCAGGGAATACACAAGGGACACAAAATACCGTTGCCTCAAAAGACAATCGTGATTTGTATCCACTTTCCATGTATGATGCAAGGATTCGCCTAAAAGGTGTAAACTTTGTTAGACGACATGCTGATACAGGAAAAGGCGAATTTTTGGATGTCCAAGTAGAGTTGGAATCCAGAGTCCCAGAAGACAATGAATACTCCATTTACGTTCTTGCAGGATTCGAGGGAGACCGAAGTAACCCAGACGAAAGAAGACTCATCCCATACCCTGCATGGAGAAAGGCAGATCCTGAAAAAGACGAAAGAACTTTATACTTTTCGAATGTAATGCCAACACCAGTGACTGCAAAAGAAATCTGGGGGGAAGAAACATATGCGAAGAAAAAGGCAGAAGTAGAAAAACGTCACTATGCAGGTTTTGAAGCAGAAATGCCAGAACCTACATTCACTGAAGTAGTCGATTACCTATGTAAAAACAATGCGAAGGCTCTCCCCTTCACTCTGTTTGGTGAAACGGGACCATCCAAAGAAAAACAAGTGATTTATAACTATGTTGCCCAAACTCCGGATGAGAAAAAACGCCAAGTGCATGAAACTCTTCCCAAACATACATATACAATTTACAATAACAAGTATCGAGCTACCATCACAAGCCACCACTACACGCAGTACCGACCGAACTTTTTAACTTTCAACAAAGTAGCGGTCCTTGTGTTCGATACAAAGAAACCTACCAATAGCCTTCTTTTTAGAAAGTTCATTGATGTCTCTGACTTAAAAATTACGTATTGATGATAAGATTT
The sequence above is drawn from the Leptospira sp. WS4.C2 genome and encodes:
- the murJ gene encoding murein biosynthesis integral membrane protein MurJ, whose protein sequence is MTKQAKGSESSTRRSLALSFYTFLSRILGLIRDHFMAVSFGTGMVASAFSVAYRLPNMFRNLLAEGTLSQSFMPIFSEYEKMGVEEARVMSGTVLSFLFLCLSIFVALFWFFAAGFLPALVGGSPEYGALVVELSLVLFFLIMTASLSSIFMSISNSHHNYFVPSLSPIILNFSYLIVFIFVFPFYHEIRDKVFVLTYGIVTGGVLQLLVQGWYVYKTGYGPIFRLDFQHPAIRKIFKLMLPAALGGSFYQIGLLVDIFLANYIQNQNPGLGAVVSLDYSQRLVQLPTGIIGVALATTILPSLLKDLREGREENVPKEIADVLSFAFFLTLPASIGLAVLGETVLDSIYYGGRWDHLATITALYPLVFYSFAIPFYSINKVLVSSYYAFSDTKTPLRIQLVSFGLSVVVSIGLMYFLKHSAIALASALSASVTSSLLLFYLKSHQVKIPFLTVWLRILKMVPALFGLLFWLVLSEWVGKPFLVTYLSEGWDLGFANVSRICLIVSILPAVFIYFALAGFTKLPEAEIILGRFLRRFRKNSL
- a CDS encoding STAS domain-containing protein, with the protein product MEPKDKVFSIQLKGGLDGASAEDFYRYFESQVGKGYRKFLFQFGALDFITSNGISILVKIHKQITKMGAVYAIYGVKQEVEDVLSLVGLFDRLPIFRGHSQAESFLLQMDPKRTGSKETKPSPTESAPSPTATSESRIRFYFTGKSKDRDSSLGSKEPVSQLESISDGEETEQAITAKTSSSPMETVLEEKLNSLRLEIKETLNHELERRFSVYKTSPEKEEKRVTIPSYIQSKTKQLETVERIIQCEVCGTRLRLHKFGKHECPGCSTQFEMSPNGSVRFLEKLNPL
- the lipB gene encoding lipoyl(octanoyl) transferase LipB, with protein sequence MTKFLHRKGLPSYLFPSIVPYLRYVKFQENSRKNRRESMLFLEHSPCLTGGIGAKAENLLVSPSLLSSLGVELITLQRGGDFTAHEPGQIVGYLQIDLKKRNLSLGDFLRSLNQSLVAAVKETWGLTVEENPKAPGLYLVEEPKLKLISEGIYAKSYFTSFGFALNAVNDLKTFSLINPCGARSEDMTSLLRLGKDEDFPKKRTQFVLSFANTFLDLLP
- a CDS encoding type II toxin-antitoxin system antitoxin SocA domain-containing protein produces the protein MEKLCHAILWILEKSPNGRARLDLAKLLYYSDGVHFQKHAEMITRGDYIHLEDSPYPVKLNEALLFLKERGHIDAIPKIAGNGIQGFTLRFLKPMDGLVLSREDKRVMMKVVEAFRGRVVDENRHYPNLYENYVVTPLFDSIPFSVDRINTKIHVLVQKSLLNLSGKMFRVLFERSE
- the panD gene encoding aspartate 1-decarboxylase, giving the protein MIITVCKGKIHRAVVTEAELHYEGSLTVDQDLMDLAGMKPYEQVSVVNVNNGARFETYLIVGERGSGTICLNGAAARLGMKGDKVIIITYGQVAEKELPTDYQPKVVFVDENNRPKKA